The proteins below are encoded in one region of Salvelinus namaycush isolate Seneca chromosome 39, SaNama_1.0, whole genome shotgun sequence:
- the vipb gene encoding vasoactive intestinal peptide b, producing MAQTNSFHRLFLMALCSMLCTRTMSLPAVAAYSVRSGTVETDGKGDWEQSLSINDMETLKLLYDIIARPKRHADGLFTSGYSKLLGQLSAKDYLESLIAKRVSNDLLEDQFPVKHQSDAVFTDNYSRYGKQMAIKKYLKSALSNKRR from the exons ATGGCACAGACGAACAGCTTTCATCGACTTTTTTTGATGGCACTATGCAGTATGCTGTGTACCAGGACCATGAGTCTACCTGCTGTCGCTGCATACTCAGTCAG GTCAGGGACTGTTGAGACAGATGGAAAGGGTGACTGGGAGCAGAGTCTGTCAATAAATGACATGGAAACCCTTAAACTTCTCTATGATATAATTGCAAG ACCAAAAAGACACGCAGATGGTCTCTTCACAAGTGGCTACAGCAAACTTTTAGGTCAGCTTTCGGCCAAGGACTACCTTGAATCCTTGATTGCAAAGCGAGTCAG TAATGACCTCCTGGAGGACCAGTTTCCAGTAAAACACCAGTCAGACGCTGTGTTTACAGACAACTACAGTCGCTATGGAAAACAGATGGCCATCAAGAAATACTTGAAATCAGCGCTGTCAAACAAGAGGAGGTAG